A part of Motacilla alba alba isolate MOTALB_02 unplaced genomic scaffold, Motacilla_alba_V1.0_pri HiC_scaffold_31, whole genome shotgun sequence genomic DNA contains:
- the LOC119696501 gene encoding zinc finger protein 239-like — METREDKSPRQNLMEEAILSSSMAQESNGEEKPERCRTRKGSKHRSQGSEEEGPSLGLGGGRSFSWISNLVVHQQLHTRERPYRCLECGRSFSHTSNLFVHHCVRTGQKPYKCLECGKSFRWSSSLIKHQHLHTGEQPCECGECGKSFSQSSLLVEHQKIHAVERPYDCPDCGKRFQSSSRLLMHQRTHTGERPFRCPECGKGFNQNCHLIRHRHIHTGEEPCKREEGGMSFNQSFSLTSHRMIHTGERPFHCPECGKGFSHNCNLVRHRRIHTGERPYECPQCGKSFTQSCHLTRHQRCHQ, encoded by the coding sequence ATGGAGAccagggaggacaaatccccaCGGCAGAACCTCATGGAAGAGGCCATTTtgagcagctccatggctcAGGAATCCAATGGGGAGGAAAAGCCTGAGAGATGCCGCACGAGGAAGGGCTCCAAACACAGATCGCAGGGATCCGAGGAGGAAGGACCCAGCCTGGGCTTGGGTGGCGGCAGGAGCTTCAGCTGGATCTCCAACCTGGTAGTCCATCAGCAGCTTCACACCAGGGAGCGGCCCTACAGGTGCTTGGAGTGTGGGAGGAGCTTCAGCCACACTTCCAATCTCTTCGTCCACCATTGCGTGCGCACGGGGCAGAAGCCATACAAGTGcctggaatgtgggaagagcttcaggtggaGCTCCAGCCTCATCAAgcaccagcacctgcacacCGGGGAACAGCCCTGtgagtgtggggaatgtgggaagagcttcagccagagctcATTACTAGTCGAGCACCAGAAGATCCACGCTGTGGAGAGGCCCTATGATTGTCCTGACTGTGGGAAGAGGTTTCAAAGCAGCTCCAGACTCCTCATGCATCAGCGGACACACACGGGCgagaggcccttccgctgcccTGAGTGTGGGAAGGGCTTCAATCAAAACTGCCACCTCATTAGGCACCGGCACATCCATACCGGGGAGGAGCCCTGCAAGCGTGAGGAAGGTGGGATGAGCTTCAACCAGAGCTTCAGTCTGACCTCGCACCGGatgatccacactggggagaggcccttccATTGCCCTGAGTGCGGGAAGGGCTTCAGCCACAACTGCAACCTCGTCAggcaccggcgcatccacaccggggagaggccctatgagtgtccccagtgtgggaagagcttcaccCAGAGCTGTCACTTGACCAGACACCAACGGTGCCACCAATAA